The following is a genomic window from Streptomyces chrestomyceticus JCM 4735.
TGAGATCGAGATCGGGCGCGGCAAGCGCGGCCGCCGGGCGTACGCCTTCGACGACATCGCCGTCGTACCGAGTCGGCGCACCCGCGACCCGAAGGAGGTCTCGATCGCCTGGCAGATCGATGCCTACCGTTTCGAGCTGCCGTTCCTGGCGGCCCCGATGGACTCGGTCGTCTCGCCGCAGACCGCCATCCGCATCGGTGAGCTGGGCGGCCTGGGCGTCCTGAACCTGGAAGGGCTCTGGACGCGCTACGAGGACCCGGAGCCGCTGCTCGCGGAGATCGCGGAGCTGGACGGCGAGGCCGCCACCAAGCGCCTCCAGGAGATCTACGCCGCGCCGATCAAGGAAGAGCTGATCGGGCAGCGCATCAAGGAGGTGCGCGACTCCGGTGTGGTCACCGCCGCCGCGCTCTCGCCGCAGCGTACGGCCGAGTTCTCCAAGGCCGTGGTGGACGCGGGCGTGGACATCTTCGTGATCCGCGGCACCACCGTCTCGGCCGAGCACGTCTCGTCGGCCGCCGAGCCGCTGAACCTGAAGCAGTTCATCTACGAGCTGGACGTCCCGGTGATCGTCGGCGGCTGCGCCACGTACACCGCGGCCCTGCACCTGATGCGCACCGGCGCGGCGGGCGTGCTGGTCGGCTTCGGCGGCGGCGCCGCGCACACCACCCGTAACGTGCTCGGCATCCAGGTGCCGATGGCGACCGCGGTGGCCGACGTGGCCGCTGCCCGCCGGGACTACATGGACGAGTCCGGCGGCCGGTACGTGCACGTCATCGCCGACGGCGGCGTGGGCTGGTCCGGCGACCTGCCCAAGGCCATCGCCTGCGGCGCGGACGCGGTGATGATGGGCTCGCCGCTGGCGCGCGCCACCGACGCGCCGGGCCGCGGCCACCACTGGGGCATGGAGGCCGTGCACCCGGACGTGCCGCGTGGCAAGCGGATGGACCTGGGCGCGGTCGGCACCACCGAGGAGATCCTGTGCGGTCCCTCGAACACGCCGGACGGTTCGATGAACTTCTTCGGCGCGCTGCGCCGGGCGATGGCGACCACCGGCTACTCCGAGCTGAAGGAGTTCCAGCGGGTCGAGGTGACGGTCGCGCCGTCGCAGCACGACAAGCGCTGAGGCACGGCCACGGACGCCGAAGGGCCCGGACCGCACACCTCGTGCGGTCCGGGCCCTTCGCCGTGCGGGCGGGGCGTCAGGCCCCCAGCTTCTTGGCGACCTGGAAGCCGCCGGCGCCCGCCAGCAGGTAGAAGGCCACGTCGATCAGGCCGAGGTACTCCTTCCACACCGCGTGGACCACGTCGAAGTGGCTGAAGACGGTCTCGGTGAGCGAGGCGTGCGCGAGGTCGGAGGTGATGAGGGCCATGCCGAAGACCTGGCCGAGGTAGAGCCCGAGCAGGCCGAGCACCGCGCCGACGACCGGCAGCGCGGCGTTGCGGCCGCCCACCTTGCCCACGACGGCGCCGATCAGCGCGCCGACGGCGAGCGCCGCGTAGCCGATCGAGGCGCCGTCGACGGCCTTGAGGACCGCGCCGTAGACACCGGCCGCGACCAGCGTGGTGACGACACCGAGCGCGACGGCCAGTCCGGCGTTGCCCTGGCGGGCGGGCGGCGGAGCCGTCGGGGCCGGGAAGCCGCCCGGAGCGGGGAAGCCGCCCGGTGCGGGAGCGCCGTACGGGCCCTGCGGCGGCTGGTGGGGCTGCTGAGGCGCGGGCGGCACGGACTGGCTCATGAAGATTCCCCCGAGGTGGAGACCGTCGCGGCGCTGGGCACGGGACCGGTCGGCATGGACGCGCACACGTTCGATGCGCGGACACAAATTAACAGACAGGTCTGACATGTCCGCTACGAAATTCCGCCCGGGCGCAGAGCCGGTACGCGGCGTCAGAGCCGGTACGCGGCGCCCGTCGGTGTCGCCCCCCGGGTGTCCAGCAGCAACTGGGCCTTCACCGCCAGGCCCTGGAGGTCGTACGTGCGGTGGTGCTGGAGCAGCACGGTGAGGTCGGCCCCGGCGGCCGCTTCGTAGAGGGCGTCGGCGCGCGGGACGGGCCGGTCCTGGACCTGCCACTGGTGGACGTACGGGTCGTGATACGTGATGTGCGCGCCCAACTCCATAAGCCGGGAGGCGACTTCGCGGGCCGGGGAGCCTTCCTCGTCGCCGGTGTCCGGCTTGTACGTGACGCCCAGCAGCAGCACGCGGGCGCCGCGCGCGGACTTGCCGTGCTCGTTGAGCAGGGTCGCGCAGCGCTGTACGACATAGCGCGGCATCCGGCTGTTGACCTCCTGCGCCAGCTCGACCAGACGCAGGGGGTAGCCGAGCGAACGGCCCTTGTAGGAGTAGTAGTTGGGGTCGATGGGGGCGGTATGGCCGCCGACCCCGGGGCCGGGGCGGAACGCCTGGAACCCGAACGGTTTGGTCTCGGCGCAGCGGATGACGTCCCACAGGTCGACGCCGATGTCGTGGCAGAGCACCGCCATCTCGTTCATGAGCGCGATGTTCAGGTGCCGGTAGTTGGTCTCCAGCAGCTTGGCCGTCTCCGCCTCGCGCGGCCCGCGCGCGCGGACGACCTTGTCGGTGAGCCGGGCATAGAACGCGGCCGCGGCCTCCGTGCAGGCCGGGGTCAGACCGCCGATGACCTTGGGGACGGTGCTGTAGCGGTGCGCGCGGTTGCCGGGGTCGTGGCGGGCGGGGGAGCAGGCGAGATGGAAGTCGCGTCCCGCGGTCAGACCGGAGCCCTCTTCCAGGAGGGGGCGCAGGAATTCCTCGGTGGTGCCCGGGTAGACGGTGGACTCCAGGACGACCGTGGTGTGCGGGCGCAACTGCGCCGCCAGTACGCGGGCGGCGTCGGCGACCGCGGTCAGGTCGAGGGCGCCGTCCGCGCCGAGTGGGGTGGGGGCGCAGATGACAGCCGTACGGACCCGGCCGAGCGCGGTGGGGTCGTCGGTGACGCGGAAGCCGGCCGCGAGCAGCCGGCGGGTCTCGGACGCGCTGAGCGGGCTGTGCGCGGTGGTGGCCGGGCGGCCGTCCGGGGGCGCGGCGGTGTCCGGCGCGGCCGCGGCCGGCGGCGGTCCGGGTTCGTAGCCGATGGTGCGGACGCCGGCGAGGGCGGCGGCCTGGGCGAGGGGGAGACCGATATGGCCTAGTCCGATGACGGCGAGGTCTGCGGGCATGGCTGGCTGCCGTCCTTCCCGAGCGGTTCCGGATGAGGCGGTGAAGCATAAGAGCATAAATAGACTAAGCGGACATTTGGCCCAGAATGGGGATTGGCGGATCGGGGGCGGCGGGGTGTTGCCCGGCCCGCCGGAGGGTGGATACGGGCCGGTGGCGCGGCCAAAATCGACGGACGGGGAGTGTGGCCCCGACCACAGCGGGAGGCAGCGGTGAGGACAGCGACACTCGGACCGGCCCAGCGTGCCGAAGCGCTCGCACGGATGGCGGAACGGGAGCTGGACATTTTGGTGGTCGGCGGCGGAGTCGTCGGCGCCGGCACGGCACTGGACGCGGCGACCCGCGGCCTGGACACCGGACTGGTCGAGGCCCGCGACTGGGCATCGGGCACGTCGAGCCGGTCGAGCAAGCTCATCCACGGCGGACTGCGGTACCTGGAGATGCTGGACTTCGCGCTCGTAAGGGAAGCGCTGAAGGAGCGCGGGCTGCTGCTGGAGCGGCTCGCGCCGCACCTGGTCAAGCCGGTTCCGTTCCTCTACCCGCTCACCCACAAGGGCTGGGAACGCTGGTACGCGGGCTCCGGCGTCGCCCTGTACGACGGCATGTCGATCTCCTCCGGGCACGGCCGCGGACTGCCCGTCCACCGGCACCTCTCGCACAAGCGCGCGCTGCGGGTCGCGCCCTGCCTGAAGAAGGACGCCCTGGTCGGCGCGTTGCAGTACTACGACGCCCAGATGGACGACGCCCGCTTCGTGATGAACCTCGTCCGCACCGCGGCCGCTTACGGGGCGGACGCCGCCAACCGGGCCAGGGTGGTCGGCTTCCTGCGCGAGGGCGAACGCGTCGTCGGCGCCCGGGTGCAGGACGTGGAGGCGGGCGGTGAGTACGAGGTACGGGCGCGCCAGATCGTGAACGCGACCGGCGTGTGGACCGACGACACCCAGGCCCTGATCGGCGAGCGCGGCCAGTTCCACGTACGGGCGTCCAAGGGCATCCACCTGGTCGTGCCCAAGGACCGCATCCACTCGACGACCGGGCTGATCCTGCGCACGGAGAAGAGCGTGCTCTTCGTCATCCCGTGGGGACGGCACTGGATCGTCGGCACGACCGACACCGACTGGGACCTGGACAAGGCGCACCCGGCGGCGTCCAGCGCCGACATCGACTACCTGCTGGAGCACGTGAACTCGGTGCTCGCCACCCCGCTCACCCGCGACGACGTCGAGGGCGTCTACGCGGGTCTGCGCCCCCTGCTGGCCGGCGAGTCGGACGCGACCAGCAAGCTGTCGCGCGAGCACACCGTCGCGCACCCGGTGCCGGGCGTCGTCGTGGTCGCGGGCGGCAAGTACACGACGTACCGGGTGATGGCCAAGGACGCGGTGGACGAGGCGGTGCACGGGCTCGACCAGCGGGTCGCCGAGTGCGTCACCGAGGACACGCCGCTCGTCGGCGCCGAGGGCTACAAGGCGCGGTGGAACGCGCGGGCCCACACGGCGGCGCGTACCGGCCTGCACGTGGTGCGCGTCGAGCACCTGCTGAACCGTTACGGCTCCCTGGCCGACGAGGTCTTCGAGCTCATCCTCGCCGACCCGGGCCTCGGCGAGCCGCTCGCCGCCGCCGACGACTACCTGCGCGCCGAGGTCGTCTACGCCTGCACCCACGAGGGCGCCCGCCACCTCGACGACGTCCTCACCCGCCGTACGCGCATCTCCATCGAGACCTTCGACCGGGGCACCCGCAGCGCCCGCGAGTGCGCGGAGCTGATGGCTCCGGTCCTGGGCTGGGACGCGGACCAGGTCGACCGCGAGGTGCAGCACTACGAGAAGCGGGTGGAGGCGGAGCGCGAGTCGCAGCGGCAGCCGGACGACCTGACCGCCGACGCGGCGCGGCTGGGGGCGCCGGACATCGTGCCGCTGTAAAGGTACGGACCTCAGCCGGCCGGTGCTGCCGGGCGGGCCCGACGCGACCGGGCCTGCCCGGCAGAACGCTGTTCCGGGCACCGAAAGCGACCTGAAGGCGACCTGAAGGCGACCTGAAGCGACCCGAAGCGACCCGGCGACGGTCGCGGCGAGGGTGACCAGGCGAAGGAAGGTGCGGCGGGTGGGGCGGGTGCGGCGCGGGGAGAACCGGAGGGGGCGGTACCGGCGTGAAGGAAAGGGAGGCCGGAGCCGGACCGGGTGACGGAAGGGGCTCGGGAGACGCGGGAGACGCCGGAGGAGATGAGGCCGATGATGCCCTCGTCAGCGGGGACGCCACCCTTCCGGGCCATCATGGCGGGTGCACAACAGGCGCCGAGTCGTGGACCCTGGCCTTCCCCACGGGCGCGGATGAGAGAGAATGAAGGCTCCGCCAGGGTGGGTTGTCCGAGTTGGGCCAGTTTGGTGATCGACAAGTGTTCGAGATGCCAACTCGGCTGGATTGCAGAGGGGATTCAGTGGGCGACGAGGTCGAGATGGACGGCAAGGAGGGCAGGCTGCTCGCCGGCCGGTACCGGCTCGCCGAAGTCCTCGGCCGGGGCGGAATGGGTACGGTCTGGCGCGCCCGGGACGAGGTGCTCGGCCGTACGGTCGCGGTCAAGGAGCTGCGCTTCCCTGGCGGGGTCGAGGAGGACGAGAAGCGCCGCCTGATCACCCGTACGCTGCGGGAGGCCAAGGCGATCGCCCGGATCCGCAACAACGGCGCGGTCACGGTCTTCGACGTGGTCGACGAGGACGACCGCCCGTGGATCGTCATGGAGCTGGTCGAGGGCCGCTCGCTCGCCGAGGTGGTGCGCGACGACGGCCCGCTGACGCCGCGCCGGGCGGCCGAGGTCGGCCTCGCCGTCCTCGACGTGCTGAACGCCGCCCACCGCGAGGGCATCCTGCACCGCGACGTGAAGCCCTCCAACGTCCTGATGTCCGACGACGGCCGGGTCGTGCTCACCGACTTCGGCATCGCCCAGGTCGAGGGCGACCCCTCGGTGACCTCCACCGGCATGCTCGTCGGCGCGCCCTCGTACATATCGCCCGAGCGGGCCCGCGGCCAGAAGCCCGGCCCGCCGGCGGACCTGTGGTCGCTGGGCGGCCTGCTGTACGCCTGTGTCGAGGGCGTGCCCCCGTACGACAAGGGGTCGGCGATCGCCACCCTGACCGCGGTGATGACCGAGCCGCTGGAGCCGCCGAAGAGCGCCGGTGTGCTGGAAGAGGTCATCTACGGGCTGCTGGTGAAGGACCCGGCGGAGCGGCTCGACACCCCGGCCGCGCGGGCGCTGCTCCTGGACGCGGCCAGCGCGCCGGAGGACACCGGACCGGAACCGCCCGCTCCGGATGCGACGCGGGCGATGGCCCTGCCGGTCATCCCGGAGGAGGCCGCGGTGCGGCCCAAGGACCGCGGCCGGGACAAGGACCGGGAGACGGCGCGGTCGAAGCCGTCGGTGCCGCGCCCGCAGTGGAAGCCCAAGCAGCGCGGCAAGGACGCCGAGAGACGCGCGCCGGGAGCGGGCGGCGGTTCGCCGCGGCCGGACACGTCGGCTGCGGGTGCGCGTGCGGCGTCGGCCGCCGGTCCGCTCACGGACTCCGGGGCGCGTACGGCGCCGGGGCCCCGTACCGGATCGGGCGCAGGTACGACGGGTGCGACGGGCTCCGGAGCCAGGGCGGCGACCGCCTCGACGACACGGAGCACCACCGGCCAGTCGGCGCAGACCGGCTCCACGAACGGGCCG
Proteins encoded in this region:
- a CDS encoding nucleotide sugar dehydrogenase, which encodes MPADLAVIGLGHIGLPLAQAAALAGVRTIGYEPGPPPAAAAPDTAAPPDGRPATTAHSPLSASETRRLLAAGFRVTDDPTALGRVRTAVICAPTPLGADGALDLTAVADAARVLAAQLRPHTTVVLESTVYPGTTEEFLRPLLEEGSGLTAGRDFHLACSPARHDPGNRAHRYSTVPKVIGGLTPACTEAAAAFYARLTDKVVRARGPREAETAKLLETNYRHLNIALMNEMAVLCHDIGVDLWDVIRCAETKPFGFQAFRPGPGVGGHTAPIDPNYYSYKGRSLGYPLRLVELAQEVNSRMPRYVVQRCATLLNEHGKSARGARVLLLGVTYKPDTGDEEGSPAREVASRLMELGAHITYHDPYVHQWQVQDRPVPRADALYEAAAGADLTVLLQHHRTYDLQGLAVKAQLLLDTRGATPTGAAYRL
- a CDS encoding GuaB3 family IMP dehydrogenase-related protein, with the protein product MTEIEIGRGKRGRRAYAFDDIAVVPSRRTRDPKEVSIAWQIDAYRFELPFLAAPMDSVVSPQTAIRIGELGGLGVLNLEGLWTRYEDPEPLLAEIAELDGEAATKRLQEIYAAPIKEELIGQRIKEVRDSGVVTAAALSPQRTAEFSKAVVDAGVDIFVIRGTTVSAEHVSSAAEPLNLKQFIYELDVPVIVGGCATYTAALHLMRTGAAGVLVGFGGGAAHTTRNVLGIQVPMATAVADVAAARRDYMDESGGRYVHVIADGGVGWSGDLPKAIACGADAVMMGSPLARATDAPGRGHHWGMEAVHPDVPRGKRMDLGAVGTTEEILCGPSNTPDGSMNFFGALRRAMATTGYSELKEFQRVEVTVAPSQHDKR
- a CDS encoding glycerol-3-phosphate dehydrogenase/oxidase, which gives rise to MRTATLGPAQRAEALARMAERELDILVVGGGVVGAGTALDAATRGLDTGLVEARDWASGTSSRSSKLIHGGLRYLEMLDFALVREALKERGLLLERLAPHLVKPVPFLYPLTHKGWERWYAGSGVALYDGMSISSGHGRGLPVHRHLSHKRALRVAPCLKKDALVGALQYYDAQMDDARFVMNLVRTAAAYGADAANRARVVGFLREGERVVGARVQDVEAGGEYEVRARQIVNATGVWTDDTQALIGERGQFHVRASKGIHLVVPKDRIHSTTGLILRTEKSVLFVIPWGRHWIVGTTDTDWDLDKAHPAASSADIDYLLEHVNSVLATPLTRDDVEGVYAGLRPLLAGESDATSKLSREHTVAHPVPGVVVVAGGKYTTYRVMAKDAVDEAVHGLDQRVAECVTEDTPLVGAEGYKARWNARAHTAARTGLHVVRVEHLLNRYGSLADEVFELILADPGLGEPLAAADDYLRAEVVYACTHEGARHLDDVLTRRTRISIETFDRGTRSARECAELMAPVLGWDADQVDREVQHYEKRVEAERESQRQPDDLTADAARLGAPDIVPL
- a CDS encoding serine/threonine-protein kinase, which encodes MGDEVEMDGKEGRLLAGRYRLAEVLGRGGMGTVWRARDEVLGRTVAVKELRFPGGVEEDEKRRLITRTLREAKAIARIRNNGAVTVFDVVDEDDRPWIVMELVEGRSLAEVVRDDGPLTPRRAAEVGLAVLDVLNAAHREGILHRDVKPSNVLMSDDGRVVLTDFGIAQVEGDPSVTSTGMLVGAPSYISPERARGQKPGPPADLWSLGGLLYACVEGVPPYDKGSAIATLTAVMTEPLEPPKSAGVLEEVIYGLLVKDPAERLDTPAARALLLDAASAPEDTGPEPPAPDATRAMALPVIPEEAAVRPKDRGRDKDRETARSKPSVPRPQWKPKQRGKDAERRAPGAGGGSPRPDTSAAGARAASAAGPLTDSGARTAPGPRTGSGAGTTGATGSGARAATASTTRSTTGQSAQTGSTNGPKNWPTAVGSAGRTGFESEGAKEKVRTALQAVRKAAAAAAAAARPEPKQDDGARPAGPPRASVTDVVPRRTLVIAAVVVVLAVLGTVLAFALSGSDEKDSGRAAGTDTAATGAAGSAPASAGDTAGEPTDGKPGGGQNGRNGQNGKPGGDGKDKALPQGYGTVSHPGFHFAVALPSGWKQTDTAGQNSGAIFSASGGFPRVQIDYNAKPGSDAAAAWRSLEPAVRGSVQDYRRIDIKPIAWRGYPTVADWSFTRKQSGQDVRVLNRGFRADDQHGYAIMVTCKADAWDAAECRNLRDTAFATFQVKD